Proteins co-encoded in one Cupriavidus taiwanensis genomic window:
- a CDS encoding SDR family NAD(P)-dependent oxidoreductase, translating to MHNPMSLAGKAIIVTGAAQGVGKATAELALQLGAKVGLVDMQGDALREITARYPDHTVAYAGSVSDADFVASSMEHALSHFGKVDGLVNCAGIVRAAMIENMTLQTWNEVIDCHLTGSFLWLQAVGAHLVERARQGEKVAGSIVNISSEAGRRGSIGQINYASAKAGMLGMTMSAAREWGKYGVRTNSVCLGVVETPMTETIRGDRFRDGILAMIPMGRWSQPEEVAQPICFLLSDAASYILGQHIGVNGGYHLSS from the coding sequence ATGCACAATCCCATGTCCCTGGCGGGCAAGGCCATCATCGTCACCGGCGCCGCGCAGGGCGTCGGCAAGGCCACCGCCGAGCTGGCGCTGCAACTGGGCGCGAAGGTCGGCCTGGTCGACATGCAGGGCGACGCGCTGCGGGAGATCACCGCGCGCTATCCCGACCACACCGTGGCCTATGCGGGCAGCGTGTCGGATGCCGACTTCGTCGCCTCGTCGATGGAGCACGCGCTGTCGCATTTCGGCAAGGTCGACGGCCTGGTCAACTGCGCCGGCATCGTGCGCGCGGCGATGATCGAGAACATGACGCTGCAGACCTGGAACGAGGTCATCGACTGCCACCTGACCGGCTCCTTCCTGTGGCTGCAGGCGGTGGGGGCGCACCTGGTCGAGCGCGCCAGGCAGGGCGAGAAGGTGGCGGGCTCGATCGTCAACATCTCGTCGGAAGCGGGCCGGCGCGGCTCGATCGGGCAGATCAACTACGCCAGCGCCAAGGCCGGCATGCTGGGCATGACCATGAGCGCGGCGCGCGAGTGGGGCAAGTACGGCGTGCGCACCAACTCGGTCTGCCTCGGCGTGGTGGAAACGCCGATGACCGAGACCATCCGCGGCGACCGCTTCCGCGACGGCATCCTGGCGATGATCCCGATGGGCCGCTGGTCGCAGCCGGAAGAAGTGGCGCAGCCGATCTGCTTCCTGCTGTCGGACGCGGCGTCGTACATCCTGGGCCAGCATATCGGGGTGAACGGCGGCTACCACCTGTCGAGCTGA
- a CDS encoding acyl-CoA dehydrogenase family protein has protein sequence MNLQLNDVRQQLLDSLSRLLGREYSFELRQQYVASDRGHSRQVWDALAELGVLGAAIPEAHGGFGGDAVDQMLVSQALGRALALEPYHGSAVMAATAIAAAGSEAQKNRLLPRVAEGELQLGWAHDEAQPGCVATQAAAGRDGWHLFGTKPCVLHGAAGDYLVVTACVPQDGVRLFLVDARGAGVLRDGYRLIDGTPAADVRLDGAQAEPLEGGAGDVLRRVLDTGISAACAEMVGAMEGAYALTVEYLKTRRQFGRLIGANQALQHRAVDMLVALEQSRSLSLSLALALAGRNDLAGGEAQAHAAKAYIGQAARQLTQEAIQMHGGIGMTEEYAVGHYLRRVLVLDQLHGDTQYHLGCLEGRLPQ, from the coding sequence ATGAACCTGCAACTGAACGACGTCCGGCAACAGCTGCTGGACAGCCTGTCGCGGCTGCTGGGCCGCGAATATTCCTTTGAACTGCGCCAGCAGTATGTCGCCAGCGACCGTGGCCACAGCCGTCAGGTATGGGACGCGCTGGCGGAGCTTGGCGTGCTCGGTGCCGCCATCCCCGAGGCCCATGGCGGCTTCGGCGGCGACGCGGTCGACCAGATGCTGGTGTCGCAGGCGCTGGGGCGCGCGCTGGCGCTGGAGCCGTATCACGGCAGTGCGGTGATGGCGGCCACGGCGATTGCCGCGGCCGGCAGCGAAGCGCAGAAGAACCGCTTGCTGCCGCGCGTGGCCGAGGGCGAGCTGCAGCTGGGCTGGGCCCACGACGAAGCGCAGCCGGGATGCGTGGCCACCCAGGCGGCGGCGGGGCGCGACGGCTGGCACCTGTTCGGCACCAAGCCCTGCGTGCTGCACGGCGCGGCCGGCGATTACCTGGTCGTGACCGCGTGCGTGCCGCAGGATGGCGTGCGGCTGTTCCTGGTCGATGCGCGCGGCGCCGGCGTGCTGCGCGATGGCTATCGGCTCATCGACGGCACCCCGGCGGCCGACGTGCGCCTCGACGGCGCACAGGCCGAGCCGCTGGAAGGCGGCGCCGGCGACGTATTGCGGCGCGTGCTCGACACCGGCATCAGCGCCGCCTGCGCCGAGATGGTCGGCGCCATGGAAGGCGCCTACGCGCTGACGGTCGAGTACCTGAAGACGCGCCGGCAGTTCGGCCGCCTGATCGGCGCCAACCAGGCGCTGCAGCACCGTGCGGTGGACATGCTGGTGGCGCTGGAGCAGAGCCGCAGCCTGTCGCTTTCGCTGGCGCTGGCGCTGGCCGGGCGCAACGACCTGGCCGGCGGCGAGGCCCAGGCGCACGCGGCCAAGGCGTATATCGGCCAGGCCGCGCGCCAGCTTACGCAGGAAGCCATCCAGATGCACGGCGGCATCGGCATGACCGAGGAGTACGCGGTCGGCCACTACCTGCGCCGCGTGCTGGTGCTGGACCAGCTGCACGGCGATACCCAATACCACCTGGGCTGCCTGGAAGGGCGCCTGCCGCAGTGA
- a CDS encoding thiolase family protein, translating to MEKTDSIVIVGARRTPIGAFNGALAQHTAPELAAVAIRAAVAEAGVDPASVDEALLGCCLFAGLGQAPARQAVFGAGLPASTPATTLSKMCGSGMKSVMLAHDLLLAGTCSVAVAGGMESMSNAPYIVPRGRHGYRLGHGQFLDHMYCDGLEDAYEGHLMGYYADLSAQERGIGREAQDAYARESLQRAQRAVQEGAFADEIAPVALKRKNGDAQLTHDETPGQCDAGKLPKLKAVFRDGGTVTAGNASSISDGAAALVLMRESDARRQGLAPLARIAGHATHAQAPQQFVDAPVAAIRRVLAKTGWDAQDVDLYEVNEAFAVVAMVALQELEISHARLNVNGGACALGHPVGATGARLLVTLMHALKQRGLRRGMASLCLGGGEATAVALELC from the coding sequence ATGGAGAAGACCGATTCCATCGTGATCGTGGGTGCCAGGCGCACCCCGATCGGCGCGTTCAACGGCGCACTGGCGCAGCACACCGCCCCGGAGCTGGCCGCTGTCGCCATCCGCGCGGCGGTGGCCGAGGCGGGCGTCGATCCCGCCAGCGTCGACGAAGCGCTCCTGGGCTGCTGCCTGTTCGCCGGGCTGGGCCAGGCGCCGGCGCGCCAGGCCGTGTTCGGCGCCGGGCTGCCAGCCTCCACGCCGGCCACCACGCTCAGCAAGATGTGCGGCTCGGGCATGAAGAGCGTGATGCTGGCGCACGACCTGCTGCTGGCCGGCACCTGCTCGGTGGCGGTCGCGGGCGGCATGGAGTCGATGAGCAACGCGCCCTATATCGTGCCGCGCGGCCGCCACGGCTACCGGCTGGGGCATGGCCAGTTCCTCGACCATATGTACTGCGACGGGCTCGAGGATGCCTATGAAGGCCACCTGATGGGCTACTACGCCGACCTGTCCGCGCAGGAACGCGGCATCGGCCGCGAGGCGCAGGATGCCTACGCCCGCGAAAGCCTGCAGCGCGCGCAGCGCGCGGTGCAGGAGGGCGCGTTTGCCGACGAGATCGCGCCGGTCGCGCTCAAGCGCAAGAACGGCGACGCGCAACTCACCCACGACGAAACGCCGGGCCAGTGCGATGCCGGCAAGCTGCCGAAGCTCAAGGCCGTGTTCCGCGACGGCGGCACCGTGACGGCGGGCAATGCCTCATCGATCTCAGACGGCGCGGCCGCGCTGGTGCTGATGCGCGAGAGCGATGCGCGGCGCCAGGGGTTGGCGCCGCTGGCGCGCATCGCCGGCCACGCCACCCACGCGCAGGCCCCGCAGCAGTTCGTCGACGCACCAGTCGCCGCGATCCGCCGCGTGCTGGCGAAAACCGGCTGGGATGCGCAGGACGTCGACCTGTATGAAGTCAACGAGGCCTTTGCGGTGGTGGCGATGGTCGCGCTGCAGGAGCTGGAAATATCGCACGCGCGCCTCAACGTCAACGGCGGCGCCTGCGCGCTCGGCCACCCGGTCGGCGCCACCGGCGCGCGGCTGCTGGTGACGCTGATGCACGCGCTGAAGCAGCGCGGCCTGCGCCGCGGCATGGCCAGCCTGTGCCTGGGCGGCGGCGAGGCCACCGCGGTCGCGCTCGAGCTGTGCTGA
- a CDS encoding enoyl-CoA hydratase/isomerase family protein, protein MSYLHERRGAVGWLTLDRPAAMNSLSRELMRGLHAQLDQWRDDPAVRVVVLTGNGRAFCAGADLKEVSAPVAAGEPDFIDVARAFFATLRGFPKPVIAAVNGLAVAGGLELVLACDLVVAAESARLGDAHANFGVFPGAGGAAVLPRKLPANVARLLLFTGRTLSAAQMERHGLVNEVVADGGLASHAQALAEELATRSPLVLARMKRVAAAAADKAQADALRHELLEFRDHQRSHDMQEGLRAFAEKRAPVFKGC, encoded by the coding sequence ATGAGCTACCTGCATGAACGCCGCGGCGCGGTCGGCTGGCTGACGCTGGACCGGCCCGCCGCCATGAACAGCCTGAGCCGCGAGCTGATGCGCGGCCTGCACGCGCAGCTCGACCAATGGCGCGACGACCCGGCGGTGCGCGTGGTGGTGCTGACCGGCAACGGCCGCGCCTTCTGCGCCGGCGCCGACCTGAAAGAGGTATCGGCACCGGTAGCGGCGGGCGAGCCCGACTTCATCGATGTGGCGCGCGCGTTCTTTGCCACGCTGCGCGGCTTTCCCAAGCCGGTGATCGCCGCAGTCAACGGGTTGGCGGTCGCGGGCGGCCTGGAGCTGGTGCTGGCCTGCGACCTGGTGGTCGCGGCCGAATCCGCCCGGCTGGGCGATGCCCATGCCAACTTCGGCGTGTTCCCGGGCGCCGGCGGCGCGGCCGTGCTGCCGCGCAAGCTGCCGGCCAACGTGGCGCGCCTGCTGCTGTTCACCGGGCGCACGCTGAGCGCCGCGCAGATGGAACGGCACGGGCTGGTCAACGAGGTGGTGGCGGATGGCGGCCTGGCCAGCCACGCCCAGGCGCTGGCCGAGGAACTGGCCACGCGCAGCCCGCTGGTGCTGGCCCGCATGAAGCGGGTCGCGGCCGCGGCCGCCGACAAGGCGCAGGCCGATGCGCTGCGCCATGAGCTGCTGGAATTCCGCGACCACCAGCGCTCGCACGACATGCAAGAGGGACTGCGCGCGTTTGCAGAGAAGCGCGCACCCGTGTTCAAGGGGTGCTAG
- a CDS encoding acyl-CoA dehydrogenase family protein encodes MDLLYSGQHQAFRQEIREFIAANLPDDMRQRLREGGFATKADTELWQRRLNARGWGAPAWPKAWGGAGWDAAEQQIFADECACAPAPPPHIFNITMLGPVLIHFGSDAQREYFLPKLLNADIQVCQGFSEPGAGSDLASLKTRAERTADGYLVNGQKIWTSQAHYSDWIFCLVRTDPGAARPQAGISFLLVDLKSPGITVRPIVSIDGRHSLNEVFFDNVRVPAENLVGQENRGWDYAKFLLGHERAYIAGIGRSKERVAYARAVLAEMEAAGRPADALAPWRGRIAMIEADLHALEVTQLRMHGGHADMKLSPMLKARGSEIFQAITDVICRMRRAAALRADTGTLAKSYLYSRAVSVFGGSTEVQKNILSATLLDLR; translated from the coding sequence ATGGACCTGCTCTATTCCGGGCAACACCAGGCGTTCCGGCAGGAGATCCGCGAGTTCATCGCCGCCAACCTGCCCGACGACATGCGCCAGCGCCTGCGCGAAGGCGGCTTCGCCACCAAGGCGGACACCGAACTGTGGCAGCGCCGGCTGAACGCGCGCGGCTGGGGTGCGCCGGCATGGCCCAAGGCCTGGGGCGGCGCCGGCTGGGACGCTGCCGAGCAGCAGATCTTCGCCGATGAATGCGCGTGCGCGCCGGCACCGCCGCCGCATATCTTCAACATCACCATGCTGGGGCCGGTGCTGATCCATTTCGGCAGCGACGCCCAGCGCGAGTACTTCCTGCCGAAGCTGCTCAACGCCGACATCCAGGTATGCCAGGGCTTCTCGGAGCCCGGCGCGGGTTCCGACCTGGCTTCGCTGAAGACCCGGGCCGAGCGCACCGCCGACGGCTACCTGGTCAACGGCCAGAAGATCTGGACCAGCCAGGCGCATTACTCGGACTGGATCTTCTGCCTGGTACGCACCGATCCCGGTGCAGCCAGGCCGCAGGCCGGCATCTCGTTCCTGCTGGTCGACCTGAAGTCGCCCGGCATCACGGTGCGCCCGATTGTCAGCATCGACGGCCGCCACAGCCTGAACGAAGTGTTCTTCGACAATGTGCGGGTGCCGGCGGAGAACCTGGTCGGCCAGGAGAACCGCGGCTGGGACTACGCCAAGTTCCTGCTGGGACATGAACGCGCGTATATCGCCGGCATCGGCCGCAGCAAGGAGCGGGTGGCGTATGCCAGGGCCGTGCTCGCCGAAATGGAAGCGGCAGGCCGGCCCGCCGATGCGCTGGCACCGTGGCGCGGCCGCATCGCCATGATCGAGGCCGACCTGCATGCGCTGGAGGTGACGCAGCTGCGCATGCACGGCGGACACGCCGACATGAAGCTGTCGCCAATGCTGAAGGCGCGCGGCAGCGAGATCTTCCAGGCCATCACCGACGTGATCTGCCGCATGCGCCGCGCGGCCGCGCTGCGCGCCGACACCGGCACGCTGGCCAAGTCCTACCTGTACTCGCGCGCCGTGTCGGTCTTCGGCGGCAGCACCGAGGTACAGAAGAATATCCTGAGCGCCACTCTCCTGGACCTGCGATGA
- a CDS encoding LysR family transcriptional regulator, whose translation MDLRQIKQALVLSETLNFHRAAERLHMAQPPLSTAIRKLEEELGVVLFERLPSGLRLTPVGETVLRQMRNTLFFADEIRRAASEGERGEQGKLRVGFVGSAVYSLMPRLIRAFRLQYPRVDLVIEESTTVELLRRLEEHSLDVALVRYPILERSSANVLLLQPDPMVLAASADSPLAGRDAVDLSELGSTPFIVYSRTFVPAMHAMTMMAFHEAGIQPPIVQEAVQVPSILALVESGLGVALVPAAAARQAGDGVRLVPLTGMPAKLKLGIALVALPETVNATSRNFVAIAREMMPEPQDP comes from the coding sequence ATGGATCTTCGCCAAATCAAGCAGGCCCTGGTGCTGAGCGAAACGCTCAACTTCCACCGCGCCGCCGAACGGCTGCACATGGCGCAGCCGCCCCTGTCCACCGCCATCCGCAAGCTGGAAGAAGAGCTGGGCGTGGTGCTGTTCGAGCGCCTGCCCTCCGGCCTGCGCCTGACCCCCGTCGGCGAGACCGTGCTGCGCCAGATGCGCAACACGCTGTTCTTTGCCGATGAAATCCGCCGCGCCGCCAGCGAAGGCGAGCGCGGCGAGCAAGGCAAGCTGCGCGTGGGCTTTGTCGGCTCGGCGGTGTACTCGCTGATGCCGCGCCTGATCCGCGCGTTCCGGCTGCAATACCCGCGCGTGGACCTGGTGATCGAGGAATCGACCACCGTGGAACTGCTGCGCCGGCTCGAGGAACATTCGCTCGATGTCGCGCTGGTGCGCTACCCGATCCTGGAGCGCAGCAGCGCCAACGTGCTGCTGCTGCAGCCCGACCCGATGGTGCTGGCCGCCAGCGCGGATTCGCCGCTGGCCGGCCGCGATGCCGTCGACCTGTCCGAGCTTGGCTCGACCCCGTTCATCGTGTACTCGCGCACCTTTGTGCCGGCCATGCATGCGATGACGATGATGGCGTTCCACGAGGCCGGCATCCAGCCGCCCATCGTCCAGGAAGCGGTGCAGGTGCCGTCGATCCTGGCGCTGGTGGAAAGCGGCCTGGGCGTGGCACTGGTGCCCGCGGCGGCGGCGCGGCAGGCGGGCGACGGCGTGCGCCTGGTTCCGCTGACCGGCATGCCGGCGAAGCTGAAGCTCGGCATCGCGCTGGTGGCGCTGCCGGAGACGGTGAATGCCACCTCGCGGAATTTCGTGGCGATTGCCAGGGAAATGATGCCGGAGCCGCAGGATCCCTGA
- a CDS encoding IclR family transcriptional regulator: MPTVIPAASRAMAVFEVFAREKRELSNSDMARLLSLPESSTSDLLHTLHSLGYLMRTSRTRRFYPTGRLFEVARQIAENDPLSTVAQEAVEQVSARTNESVFFGVLDSNAVKVVAVQASRLPLRYIIEVGYRASLHASALGKGLLGLLPPEEARATLAKSPLRAVTEHTIVDADVLMDQIAQGRERGWYEAHEEGSEGVHGLAVAGWLGGQPAGISLAGPAERMRKHHDAYLAALMEVRDGLMAER; this comes from the coding sequence ATGCCCACCGTGATCCCCGCCGCCAGCCGCGCCATGGCGGTTTTCGAAGTCTTTGCCCGCGAAAAACGCGAACTGTCGAATTCCGACATGGCGCGGCTGCTGTCGCTGCCCGAGAGCAGCACCTCCGACCTGCTGCACACGCTGCACTCGCTCGGCTACCTGATGCGCACCTCGCGCACGCGGCGTTTCTACCCGACCGGGCGCCTGTTCGAGGTGGCCCGGCAGATTGCCGAGAACGACCCGCTCAGCACCGTGGCGCAAGAGGCGGTCGAACAGGTCAGCGCCAGGACCAACGAGAGCGTGTTCTTCGGCGTGCTCGACAGCAATGCGGTCAAGGTCGTGGCGGTGCAGGCCAGCCGCCTGCCGCTGCGCTACATCATCGAAGTGGGCTACCGCGCGTCCCTGCACGCGTCGGCGCTGGGCAAGGGCCTGCTAGGCCTGCTGCCGCCCGAGGAAGCCCGCGCCACGCTGGCAAAAAGCCCCTTGCGCGCGGTCACCGAACACACCATCGTCGACGCCGACGTGCTGATGGACCAGATCGCCCAGGGCCGCGAGCGCGGCTGGTACGAAGCGCACGAAGAAGGCAGCGAAGGCGTGCACGGGCTGGCCGTGGCGGGCTGGCTGGGCGGGCAGCCGGCGGGCATCTCGCTGGCGGGGCCCGCGGAGCGGATGCGCAAGCACCATGACGCGTACCTCGCGGCGCTGATGGAGGTGCGCGATGGCCTGATGGCCGAACGCTGA
- a CDS encoding Bug family tripartite tricarboxylate transporter substrate binding protein, with protein MPFHHLTRCLLAAALALAAVPATAQSDYPSRPVKVIVSLPPGSGADTTARFISQHLSEKFKQPFVVENRPGANSFIAARAVAEAAPDGHTLFVGSNSSMVTNVAVFKSLPYDPVKDFVPVERIARFAMVVVVPASSAYKTLDQLVEAARKAPGKLNYASGSAGYQVAVELFHERFRIRGNPIAYKGTAPAMTDVAAGNVDYSIGEISSVLPLIRAGRIRALAVTDTRRLKELPQVPTVAESGAPGFEVSAWTGLFAPARVPEPIVKALSAAVHDAMQQRESVKFIENLGGSVYAGGPQQLRQFQLAEIERTRDIVKSAGIPVE; from the coding sequence ATGCCATTCCACCACCTGACGCGCTGCCTGCTCGCCGCCGCCCTGGCACTGGCCGCGGTGCCCGCCACGGCGCAGTCCGACTACCCCAGCCGCCCGGTCAAGGTGATCGTCTCGCTGCCGCCCGGCAGCGGCGCGGACACCACGGCGCGCTTTATCTCGCAGCACCTGAGCGAGAAATTCAAGCAGCCTTTCGTGGTGGAGAACCGCCCCGGCGCCAACAGCTTTATCGCTGCACGCGCGGTGGCCGAGGCCGCGCCCGACGGCCACACGCTGTTCGTCGGCAGCAATTCTTCGATGGTGACCAACGTCGCCGTGTTCAAGTCGCTGCCCTACGACCCGGTCAAGGACTTCGTGCCCGTCGAGCGCATCGCGCGCTTCGCCATGGTCGTGGTGGTGCCGGCCAGCTCTGCGTACAAGACCCTCGACCAGCTGGTCGAGGCCGCGCGCAAGGCGCCCGGCAAGCTCAACTACGCCAGCGGCAGCGCCGGCTACCAGGTGGCGGTCGAGCTGTTCCATGAGCGTTTCCGCATCCGCGGCAACCCGATCGCATACAAGGGAACCGCGCCGGCGATGACCGACGTCGCCGCCGGCAATGTCGACTACTCCATCGGCGAGATCAGCTCGGTGCTGCCGCTGATCCGCGCCGGCCGCATCCGTGCGCTGGCCGTGACCGATACCCGGCGGCTCAAGGAGCTGCCGCAGGTGCCCACCGTCGCCGAAAGCGGCGCCCCGGGCTTCGAGGTCTCGGCCTGGACCGGCCTGTTCGCGCCGGCGCGGGTGCCGGAGCCGATCGTCAAGGCGCTTTCCGCGGCGGTGCATGACGCCATGCAGCAGCGCGAGAGCGTGAAGTTCATCGAGAATCTCGGCGGCAGCGTGTACGCGGGCGGGCCGCAGCAACTGCGGCAGTTCCAGCTGGCGGAGATCGAGCGCACCCGCGACATCGTCAAGAGCGCCGGGATTCCGGTCGAGTAG
- a CDS encoding CaiB/BaiF CoA transferase family protein, with protein MGPLAGMKIIELAGIGPGPLAGMLLADMGAEVLRIERPGDTDLGVKRERRHDLMLRNRKSITLDLKDPRAVATVLDLVESADALIEGFRPGVTERMGLGPDDCLARNPRLVYGRVTGWGQTGPLAHTAGHDINYIALTGALHAIGGRGQGPAIPPAYLGDFAGGAMFLVTGVLAALIEAGKSGQGQVVDAAIVDGAAALGTVFFGMAAAGQWRPQRGTNVLDSGAHYYNVYACKDDRWISVGPIEGRFYRELLDQLGIDPASLGEQLDPDTWAPAQQRLAAVFRSRTRDEWCALLEGTDACFAPVLSFDEAPQHAHLKARGTFVEVDGIAQPAPAPRFSRTPSAPPAPPSEPDPRRFGEVLAGWLAPDRIEAALAAAGMPR; from the coding sequence ATGGGCCCGCTCGCAGGCATGAAGATCATCGAACTGGCCGGCATCGGACCCGGCCCGCTGGCGGGCATGCTGCTCGCCGACATGGGGGCGGAGGTGCTGCGCATCGAGCGCCCCGGCGACACCGACCTCGGCGTCAAGCGCGAGCGCCGCCACGACCTGATGCTGCGCAACCGCAAATCGATCACGCTGGACCTGAAGGATCCCAGGGCGGTCGCAACCGTGCTGGACCTGGTCGAAAGCGCCGATGCGCTGATCGAAGGGTTTCGTCCGGGCGTCACCGAGCGCATGGGCCTTGGCCCCGACGATTGCCTGGCGCGCAATCCGCGGCTGGTCTACGGCAGGGTCACCGGTTGGGGGCAGACCGGCCCGCTGGCGCACACCGCCGGCCACGACATCAACTACATCGCGCTGACCGGCGCGCTGCACGCCATCGGCGGCCGCGGCCAGGGGCCGGCGATTCCGCCGGCCTACCTGGGCGACTTTGCCGGGGGCGCGATGTTCCTGGTCACGGGCGTGCTGGCCGCGCTGATCGAAGCCGGCAAGTCGGGCCAGGGCCAGGTGGTCGACGCCGCCATCGTCGACGGCGCCGCGGCGCTCGGCACGGTGTTCTTCGGCATGGCTGCGGCGGGCCAGTGGCGGCCGCAGCGCGGCACCAACGTGCTCGACTCCGGCGCGCACTACTACAACGTCTATGCCTGCAAGGACGACCGCTGGATCTCGGTCGGCCCGATCGAGGGCCGCTTCTATCGCGAGCTGCTCGACCAGCTCGGCATCGATCCCGCCAGCCTGGGCGAGCAGCTCGACCCGGACACCTGGGCGCCGGCGCAACAGCGCCTGGCCGCGGTGTTCCGCAGTCGCACGCGCGACGAGTGGTGCGCGCTGCTGGAGGGCACCGATGCCTGCTTCGCCCCCGTGCTAAGTTTCGACGAGGCGCCGCAGCATGCGCACCTGAAGGCGCGCGGGACCTTTGTCGAGGTGGACGGCATTGCGCAACCCGCCCCGGCGCCGCGCTTCAGCCGCACGCCGTCGGCGCCGCCGGCGCCGCCGAGCGAGCCGGACCCGCGCCGCTTTGGCGAGGTGCTGGCCGGCTGGCTGGCGCCCGACAGGATCGAGGCCGCGCTGGCCGCGGCCGGCATGCCGCGCTGA
- a CDS encoding crotonase/enoyl-CoA hydratase family protein — protein MTSFLDFRREGAVALITMNRPETRNAISDDDAVAAVVQMCDQLNHDMSIRAAVLTGAGPSFSSGGNLKTLRGKMGSGLGEPVQSRYAYRDGIQRVPLAFASLEVPIIAAVNGPALGAGNDLACLCDIRIASENAVFAATFVKLGLIPGDGGAWLLPRVVGMSRACELAFTGDTIDASQALAWGLVSQVVPADDLVPMAMALAGRIARNSGHALRMTKRLLRESIHARMDTILEMSAGFQAMAHHTAEHEAALDAFLDRRA, from the coding sequence ATGACCAGCTTCCTCGATTTCCGGCGCGAAGGCGCCGTCGCCCTGATCACCATGAACCGCCCGGAAACGCGCAACGCGATTTCCGACGACGACGCCGTCGCCGCGGTGGTGCAGATGTGCGACCAGCTCAACCATGACATGTCGATCCGCGCGGCGGTGCTGACCGGCGCGGGGCCATCGTTCTCGTCCGGCGGCAACCTCAAGACGCTGCGCGGCAAGATGGGCAGCGGCCTGGGCGAGCCGGTGCAATCGCGCTATGCCTATCGCGACGGCATCCAGCGCGTGCCGCTGGCCTTCGCCAGCCTGGAAGTGCCGATCATCGCCGCGGTCAACGGCCCGGCGCTCGGCGCGGGCAATGACCTGGCCTGCCTGTGCGACATCCGCATCGCTTCCGAGAACGCCGTGTTTGCCGCGACCTTCGTCAAGCTGGGACTGATCCCCGGCGATGGCGGCGCGTGGCTGTTGCCGCGCGTGGTCGGCATGTCGCGCGCGTGCGAGCTGGCCTTCACCGGCGACACCATCGACGCCAGCCAGGCGCTGGCGTGGGGGCTGGTGTCGCAGGTGGTGCCGGCCGATGACCTGGTGCCGATGGCGATGGCGCTGGCCGGGCGCATCGCGCGCAATTCCGGGCACGCGCTGCGCATGACCAAGCGCCTGCTGCGCGAGTCGATCCATGCGCGCATGGACACCATCCTGGAGATGTCGGCCGGATTCCAGGCGATGGCGCATCACACGGCAGAGCATGAGGCGGCGCTGGACGCGTTCCTCGACCGGCGCGCCTGA